The Chryseobacterium geocarposphaerae genome window below encodes:
- a CDS encoding alkaline phosphatase PhoX, which yields MKRKLLTVAVLALMTGTVFHAQTFVFNKNSAWKYNDTNTALADQWKDTNFDISSWSQGNGPLGYGDPVTTTINNSLITAYFAKDFTVNLSDLSDTMELGVMRDDGIVVYLNGQEVVRDNMPTGTIAFSTLSSTTIDGAAESVYNVFSIPKSKFVNGNNRISIELHNRGATSSDLRIDAYLKTVVSTTPVPCNANHISCFTSIVPTAQTNKLIIPVEHNYQLILKEGDNYTEGGGLVGGQNDFTAYVPKNGSSADGYLSVNHETNPGGVTMAEISYNASTKLWQLTRSRAVSFSATSLVQTIRNCSGGITPWGTVVTAEEQTTSSDVNGDGMKDYGWLVEIDPATAQVVSQNADGSKGKLWQMGIMNHENVVINSAGTTAYYGEDGGTHMVYKYVMDTPNNLSSGNLYVLKLDQGLSNGDPVVTTATWIQVPNKTKADQNNTTALAQSLGGTSFNGIEDVDISPIDGKIYFTAKGLNKVYRLQDNGTTASQVETFVGGLTTNYSFTTAQGTKTEAWGDGNDNLTFDELGNLWVLQDGGKNYIWVIAPDHTQANPKVRLFASMPAGSEPTGLTFTPDHKFGFFSIQHPDSTISTDIDATGNTINYIGKSATIVVALKNNLGTAGSLGTGEIHAEAEVTVAPNPTSGIVKINSPKGLKNMAVTAYSMDGKIVFTQKFSGTNNALDLDFTKQLESSRVLILNIEADGGFQKTLKLLKK from the coding sequence ATGAAAAGAAAATTACTAACAGTTGCAGTTCTTGCATTGATGACGGGTACTGTGTTTCATGCACAGACTTTTGTCTTTAACAAAAATTCCGCTTGGAAGTACAATGATACTAATACGGCATTGGCAGATCAGTGGAAAGATACCAATTTTGATATTTCATCCTGGTCACAGGGGAATGGACCTCTTGGATATGGGGATCCGGTAACTACAACAATTAATAACAGTCTTATCACAGCTTACTTTGCCAAAGATTTTACAGTAAATCTGAGTGATCTTTCCGATACAATGGAACTGGGAGTGATGAGAGATGACGGAATCGTCGTTTATCTGAATGGTCAGGAAGTCGTAAGAGATAATATGCCGACCGGAACCATTGCATTCAGTACTTTATCCAGTACAACCATTGACGGAGCAGCAGAAAGTGTATACAATGTATTTTCTATCCCAAAATCTAAATTTGTAAACGGAAACAACAGAATCTCTATTGAATTGCATAACAGAGGCGCAACGAGTTCTGATTTAAGAATAGATGCTTACCTGAAAACTGTTGTATCAACAACTCCGGTACCATGTAATGCGAATCATATCAGCTGCTTTACTTCTATTGTTCCTACAGCTCAGACCAACAAATTGATTATTCCGGTAGAACATAACTATCAGCTGATTTTAAAAGAAGGCGATAACTATACAGAAGGCGGAGGGTTAGTAGGAGGACAAAATGACTTTACGGCTTATGTTCCGAAAAACGGAAGTTCTGCAGACGGATATCTTTCTGTAAATCACGAAACCAATCCGGGAGGAGTAACCATGGCTGAAATTAGTTATAATGCTTCTACCAAACTTTGGCAGCTAACAAGATCCAGAGCGGTAAGTTTCTCTGCTACAAGTCTGGTTCAGACGATCAGAAACTGTTCAGGAGGTATTACACCTTGGGGAACTGTAGTTACGGCTGAAGAGCAAACCACTTCAAGTGATGTAAACGGAGATGGAATGAAAGATTATGGATGGTTGGTAGAAATTGATCCTGCAACCGCTCAGGTAGTGTCTCAAAATGCTGACGGTTCTAAAGGTAAACTTTGGCAGATGGGAATCATGAATCACGAAAACGTAGTGATCAATAGTGCAGGAACAACAGCTTATTACGGGGAAGACGGAGGTACTCACATGGTATATAAATATGTAATGGATACGCCAAACAATCTTTCATCAGGAAATTTATATGTTTTAAAACTGGATCAAGGATTAAGTAACGGAGATCCTGTTGTAACTACAGCAACATGGATTCAGGTTCCAAATAAAACAAAAGCAGACCAAAATAATACAACGGCTTTAGCACAATCTCTGGGAGGAACTTCTTTTAATGGGATTGAAGACGTGGATATAAGTCCGATTGACGGCAAAATCTACTTTACGGCCAAAGGGTTAAATAAAGTGTACAGATTGCAGGATAACGGAACTACAGCTTCTCAGGTTGAAACTTTTGTAGGAGGCCTTACTACAAATTATTCATTTACAACGGCTCAGGGAACAAAAACGGAAGCATGGGGAGACGGAAACGATAACCTTACATTTGATGAGCTTGGAAACCTTTGGGTATTACAGGATGGTGGGAAAAATTACATCTGGGTAATTGCTCCGGATCATACTCAGGCTAATCCAAAAGTGAGATTATTCGCGTCTATGCCTGCAGGTTCAGAACCAACCGGTCTTACCTTTACACCGGATCATAAATTCGGATTCTTCTCTATTCAGCACCCGGATTCTACGATCTCTACAGATATTGATGCTACAGGAAATACAATCAATTACATTGGAAAATCTGCAACCATCGTAGTAGCACTTAAAAATAATTTAGGAACTGCCGGATCTTTAGGAACCGGTGAAATACATGCAGAAGCTGAAGTAACAGTTGCTCCAAACCCAACCTCAGGAATTGTGAAGATCAATTCTCCAAAAGGATTGAAGAACATGGCGGTAACAGCTTACAGTATGGATGGTAAAATTGTGTTCACTCAGAAATTCTCGGGAACAAACAATGCTTTAGATTTAGACTTTACAAAACAGCTTGAATCTTCAAGAGTTTTGATTTTAAATATCGAAGCAGACGGAGGATTCCAGAAAACACTAAAACTATTGAAAAAATAA
- a CDS encoding leucine-rich repeat domain-containing protein: MKKILFSVFILILSQAKAQIDPVKYPTYTNLEDAVKSGQTIYSMSFRGKAMFNLPPEIQKLNSIFFLNLMENKFEKMDESIFALKELTILNLNGNSIKFIPDEIAELQKLESFSINLNELTSINPNLAKLQKLKVIHLDANNLNVFPEALLKIPSLEEINLQGNQISFIAKDLDEIKNLKSLNLATNQIKDLGNLELPKQLKYLELQQNAISKLPEDLFQSKNLEFLNVSQNKIKEIPPQVKGLKNVVSMNLANNDLKDLPAEFSKLKNLKTLILTGNPMEKSTIEKLKAMMPETKIYF, encoded by the coding sequence ATGAAAAAAATCCTTTTTTCTGTTTTTATACTTATTCTTTCACAGGCAAAAGCACAGATTGATCCTGTAAAATATCCAACTTATACCAACTTGGAAGATGCTGTAAAAAGTGGACAAACCATTTATAGTATGAGCTTCAGGGGGAAAGCAATGTTCAATCTTCCGCCCGAAATTCAGAAATTAAACTCAATTTTCTTTCTGAATTTAATGGAAAATAAGTTCGAGAAAATGGATGAATCTATTTTTGCACTAAAAGAACTGACAATTCTAAACCTGAATGGAAACAGCATTAAATTCATTCCTGATGAAATCGCAGAACTTCAGAAATTGGAAAGCTTTTCGATCAATTTAAATGAACTGACAAGTATTAATCCAAATCTGGCGAAACTTCAGAAATTAAAAGTGATTCATTTGGATGCCAATAACCTGAACGTATTTCCTGAAGCGTTACTAAAAATTCCGAGTCTTGAAGAAATTAATTTGCAGGGAAATCAGATCAGTTTTATTGCTAAAGACTTAGATGAGATTAAAAATTTAAAATCATTAAACTTAGCCACAAACCAGATTAAAGACTTAGGAAACTTAGAACTTCCAAAGCAATTAAAATATTTGGAACTTCAGCAAAATGCCATATCAAAACTTCCCGAGGACCTGTTTCAATCAAAAAATCTGGAATTTTTAAATGTAAGTCAGAATAAGATCAAAGAAATTCCACCTCAAGTAAAAGGTTTGAAAAATGTAGTCAGTATGAATCTGGCCAATAATGATTTAAAAGATCTTCCAGCCGAATTTTCAAAGCTGAAAAACCTTAAAACACTCATATTAACGGGCAATCCAATGGAGAAATCAACCATTGAAAAACTAAAAGCCATGATGCCGGAAACCAAAATTTATTTCTAA
- a CDS encoding translation initiation factor: MDLRDQLKNLFPDHEEQDFEMPEEQFKQKEPLVCKFEKKGRNGKPVTIVEGWEGSEEELKKISKKIKTTLGIGGSEKDGTIIIQGDNRDKIMNILKEMGYKTKRVGG; this comes from the coding sequence ATGGATTTAAGAGATCAATTAAAGAACCTTTTTCCTGATCACGAAGAGCAGGACTTTGAGATGCCTGAAGAGCAATTCAAGCAGAAAGAGCCTTTGGTGTGCAAGTTTGAGAAAAAAGGCAGAAACGGTAAACCTGTAACGATTGTTGAAGGTTGGGAAGGAAGTGAGGAAGAGCTTAAGAAAATCTCAAAAAAGATAAAAACCACTCTTGGAATAGGTGGTTCTGAAAAGGACGGAACGATTATTATTCAAGGGGATAATCGTGATAAAATAATGAATATCCTTAAGGAAATGGGATATAAAACTAAAAGAGTCGGCGGATAA
- a CDS encoding serine/threonine protein kinase, producing MLTENLQKKYNLIKEYAEGGQSVTFLVEKDSIKYIIKIPKSVSLSKERRFRLEREIKALELMNGFGVPKLHDYSSEEEVYIVMDFISGLTLNEFVEKNTLDLKTSVLIVTSLCEIIEEAHKIGLYHRDLKPDNIIIENTTNRPFIIDFGICWLDDNSSFKTKKGIELGNRFLRLPELAKGTDVTVSASDITFLVGILFYLVTKHQPNILLNEEGLQPHKRSEVRDLEVLSNNILKKIFDKGFTYEVSLRYSTASELKEDLNKILLPMTTENLDFDASKKLDELFNDEFYKKKRANIEIIKECHNLFLSNYQQSLNASLNYGGNNANFSEETRSVETSMFVVQRGTSEPNVRFYLVSKFNDNFDIVYLTYGTETFNDQVSHTIKETTKMETLYPEIGKLLAENTMNELLPKIQSGLR from the coding sequence ATGCTAACAGAAAATTTACAAAAAAAATATAACCTAATTAAAGAGTATGCAGAAGGTGGTCAATCAGTAACTTTTTTAGTTGAAAAAGATAGTATAAAGTATATTATTAAAATACCAAAATCTGTATCACTTTCAAAAGAAAGACGATTTAGATTAGAAAGAGAAATTAAAGCACTAGAATTGATGAACGGATTTGGTGTTCCAAAACTTCATGATTACTCCAGTGAAGAAGAGGTATACATAGTAATGGATTTTATTTCAGGGCTAACATTAAACGAATTTGTTGAAAAAAACACTCTTGATCTAAAAACCAGTGTTTTAATAGTTACATCATTATGTGAAATAATAGAAGAAGCTCATAAGATCGGACTATATCACAGAGACCTTAAACCAGACAATATAATTATAGAAAATACTACTAATCGTCCTTTTATAATTGATTTTGGAATATGTTGGTTAGATGACAATTCTTCTTTCAAAACAAAAAAGGGAATTGAACTCGGTAATAGATTTCTAAGACTCCCAGAACTTGCAAAAGGAACTGATGTCACTGTTTCTGCATCAGATATAACATTTTTAGTTGGTATTTTATTTTATTTAGTCACTAAACATCAACCAAACATATTATTAAATGAAGAAGGTTTACAGCCACATAAGAGGTCTGAAGTTAGAGATTTAGAAGTTCTTTCAAATAATATATTAAAAAAAATTTTTGACAAAGGATTCACATATGAAGTTTCTTTGCGGTATTCAACCGCTAGTGAACTTAAAGAAGATTTAAATAAAATATTATTACCAATGACAACTGAAAATTTGGATTTTGATGCTTCAAAAAAACTTGATGAACTATTTAATGATGAATTTTATAAAAAGAAAAGAGCAAATATTGAAATCATCAAGGAATGTCATAATTTATTTTTAAGTAATTATCAACAGTCACTTAATGCCTCTTTAAATTATGGTGGAAATAATGCTAATTTTAGTGAAGAGACTAGATCTGTCGAAACAAGTATGTTTGTAGTTCAGCGTGGAACAAGTGAACCGAATGTTCGGTTTTATCTTGTTTCAAAATTTAATGATAATTTTGACATTGTATATTTAACCTATGGTACAGAAACTTTTAATGATCAGGTTAGTCATACAATTAAAGAAACTACAAAAATGGAAACACTATACCCAGAAATTGGAAAATTACTCGCGGAAAATACAATGAATGAGTTATTACCTAAAATTCAATCAGGATTAAGATAA
- the gpmI gene encoding 2,3-bisphosphoglycerate-independent phosphoglycerate mutase — MSKKAILAILDGWGLGMNPDVSAIDKANTPFIDNCLKNYPHTTLEASGLAVGLPAGQMGNSEVGHMNLGAGRVVYQNLVKLNMAVENGTLGQEKIIQDAFEYAKKENKKVHFIGLVSNGGVHSHINHLKGLLTAAHESGLNENVFVHAFTDGRDCDPHSGKGFIEELQHHMESTTGKLATVVGRYYAMDRDKRWERVKLAYDALVEGVGEQSTDALASIQKSYDNNVTDEFIKPIILVNTTETGNVVPVAKIIDNDVVICFNFRTDRGREITEVLSQKDFPEYFMRKLNLYYITLTNYDKTFQNVHVVFDEEVLHDTMGEVLERNHKTQIRIAETEKYPHVTFFFSGGREEEFVGERRLLCPSPKDVPTYDLKPEMSAYDITNAIVPELENGTADFVCLNFANTDMVGHTGVFSAAVKAAEVVDSCIEKVATAAYENGYAVFILADHGNSDVMINPDGTPNTQHSTNLVPFIVMDKDHTWNLKPGKLGDVAPTILKVMGIDAPETMTGDILVS; from the coding sequence ATGTCGAAAAAAGCAATATTGGCAATCCTTGACGGATGGGGATTGGGAATGAATCCGGACGTTTCAGCAATTGATAAAGCAAACACACCATTTATAGATAACTGTCTTAAAAATTACCCTCATACAACGCTTGAAGCGAGTGGTTTGGCGGTAGGTCTACCGGCGGGACAAATGGGGAACTCTGAAGTGGGTCACATGAATCTGGGAGCAGGAAGAGTCGTTTATCAAAACCTGGTAAAACTGAACATGGCGGTTGAAAACGGAACTCTGGGACAGGAAAAAATCATTCAGGATGCCTTTGAATACGCTAAAAAAGAGAATAAAAAAGTACACTTTATCGGATTAGTTTCCAATGGAGGAGTACATTCACATATCAATCACCTTAAAGGTCTTTTAACAGCAGCTCATGAATCTGGATTGAATGAAAATGTTTTCGTTCATGCTTTTACAGACGGACGTGACTGCGATCCGCATTCCGGAAAAGGTTTTATTGAAGAACTTCAGCATCATATGGAGTCTACTACAGGAAAACTTGCAACCGTTGTCGGAAGATATTACGCCATGGACAGAGATAAAAGATGGGAACGTGTAAAACTGGCTTATGATGCATTGGTAGAAGGAGTTGGAGAACAATCTACAGATGCTTTGGCTTCGATTCAGAAATCGTATGATAATAATGTAACGGATGAGTTTATTAAACCTATTATTCTGGTCAATACAACGGAAACAGGAAATGTAGTTCCGGTTGCTAAAATTATTGATAATGATGTGGTAATCTGTTTCAATTTCCGTACAGACAGAGGTCGTGAAATTACAGAAGTGCTTTCTCAAAAGGATTTCCCGGAATATTTCATGAGAAAACTTAATCTTTATTATATTACATTAACGAATTATGATAAGACTTTCCAGAATGTACACGTTGTTTTCGATGAAGAGGTTTTACATGACACTATGGGAGAAGTTTTGGAAAGAAATCATAAAACACAGATCAGAATCGCTGAAACTGAAAAATATCCTCACGTTACCTTCTTTTTCTCAGGAGGGCGTGAAGAAGAGTTTGTAGGAGAAAGAAGATTACTTTGTCCGAGTCCGAAAGATGTTCCTACTTATGATCTAAAACCGGAAATGTCTGCTTATGATATTACCAATGCTATCGTTCCTGAACTGGAAAACGGAACTGCCGATTTTGTATGCTTAAATTTTGCAAACACAGATATGGTAGGTCATACCGGAGTTTTTTCGGCAGCAGTAAAAGCAGCGGAAGTTGTAGATTCTTGTATCGAAAAAGTAGCTACAGCGGCTTATGAAAATGGTTATGCCGTTTTTATTTTGGCTGACCACGGGAACTCTGATGTAATGATTAACCCGGATGGAACTCCAAATACACAGCATTCTACTAACCTTGTTCCGTTTATCGTAATGGATAAAGACCATACCTGGAATCTGAAACCCGGAAAATTAGGAGATGTGGCCCCGACTATTTTAAAAGTAATGGGAATAGATGCTCCGGAAACTATGACGGGAGATATTTTAGTAAGCTAA
- a CDS encoding acyl-ACP desaturase, with the protein MYQTLVRKEVMGILGKEVSSFLDKFLTPIEKIWQPSDYLPDPSSEDFKHDLEEIQTFAREMPYDLFVTLIGDCITEEALPSYESWLMGVDGIDQEEKEIGWANWVRAWTAEENRHGDLLGKYLYLCGRVNMREVEITTQYLINDGFDLGTSMDPYRNFVYTSFQETATNISHRRVGTLAKQSGNGKLAKMCGVIAADEARHAKAYKHFVAKILEIDPSEMILAFEDMMRKKIVMPAHMMRQSGQKAGELWGHFSDAAQRCMVYTGQDYINILKDLLDEWKIEHVKGLNEKAEKAQEYLMKLPARLQKITDRISTPDLQFQFNWVKS; encoded by the coding sequence ATGTATCAAACGCTTGTAAGGAAAGAAGTCATGGGAATTTTGGGAAAAGAAGTAAGTTCTTTTCTGGATAAATTTTTAACGCCGATTGAAAAAATCTGGCAACCATCAGACTACCTTCCGGATCCTTCAAGTGAAGATTTTAAACATGACCTAGAAGAAATCCAGACTTTTGCACGTGAAATGCCTTACGATCTGTTCGTAACATTAATTGGAGACTGTATCACAGAAGAAGCTTTACCATCATACGAATCTTGGTTAATGGGAGTAGACGGAATTGATCAGGAAGAAAAAGAAATCGGATGGGCAAACTGGGTAAGAGCATGGACTGCTGAAGAAAACAGACACGGAGATCTTTTAGGTAAATACCTTTATCTATGTGGAAGAGTGAATATGAGAGAAGTAGAAATTACTACTCAATATCTTATTAATGACGGCTTCGATTTAGGAACAAGCATGGATCCGTATAGAAATTTTGTATATACCAGTTTTCAGGAAACAGCAACCAATATTTCTCACAGAAGGGTAGGTACATTGGCAAAACAGTCCGGGAACGGAAAATTAGCTAAAATGTGTGGAGTAATTGCAGCCGATGAAGCAAGACACGCAAAAGCTTATAAGCATTTCGTTGCAAAAATTTTGGAAATTGATCCTTCTGAAATGATTTTGGCATTTGAAGACATGATGCGTAAAAAAATCGTTATGCCTGCTCACATGATGAGACAGTCTGGTCAGAAAGCAGGAGAGCTTTGGGGACATTTCTCAGATGCTGCCCAAAGATGCATGGTGTACACAGGACAGGATTATATCAATATATTAAAAGATTTGTTGGATGAATGGAAGATTGAACATGTAAAAGGTCTTAATGAAAAAGCTGAAAAAGCCCAGGAATACTTAATGAAACTTCCTGCAAGACTTCAGAAAATTACAGACAGAATTTCAACACCTGACTTACAATTCCAGTTCAATTGGGTGAAAAGTTAG
- a CDS encoding BT0820 family HAD-type phosphatase, with the protein MMNNKKIAVDFDGTIVDDAYPAIGKPKIFAFETLKKLQAEGYRLILWTYRHGKTLDEAVEFCRKNGIEFYAVNSSFEGEVFDQETQSRKLDADWFIDDRNIGGFPGWGEIYNIIQERIEFRVEGKEVLAYSKLKKEKKKGLFW; encoded by the coding sequence ATGATGAATAATAAAAAAATTGCGGTTGATTTTGACGGAACGATTGTAGATGATGCGTATCCGGCGATTGGAAAACCGAAAATTTTTGCTTTTGAAACGTTAAAAAAACTTCAGGCTGAAGGGTACAGACTTATTTTGTGGACATACAGACACGGAAAGACTTTGGACGAGGCTGTAGAATTTTGCAGAAAAAACGGAATCGAATTTTATGCCGTTAATTCCAGTTTTGAAGGAGAGGTTTTTGATCAGGAAACACAATCCAGAAAACTAGATGCAGATTGGTTTATTGATGACAGAAATATAGGTGGTTTTCCGGGATGGGGAGAGATCTATAACATCATTCAGGAAAGAATAGAGTTCCGTGTAGAAGGCAAAGAGGTCTTGGCGTATTCAAAACTAAAAAAGGAAAAGAAAAAAGGATTATTCTGGTAG
- the map gene encoding type I methionyl aminopeptidase, with product MIQLKTIDELRLMKQSAQLVSRTLGMLAKEIKPGITTLYLDKLAHDFIKDHGAEPAFLGYGGFPYSLCISPNEQVVHGFPSKEEIKEGDVLSVDCGAVLNGFVGDHAYTFEIGEVKPETKKLLKVAKESLYKGIEQCIRGKRIGDISHAIQAHCEKEGYGVVRELVGHGVGRQMHEDPQVPNYGRQGSGKVIKDGLTIAIEPMINLGTEKVKFHNDGWTVTTLDNQPSAHFEHDVAVINGKPVLLSTFQYIYDALGIVSDEEKPFQLDF from the coding sequence ATGATTCAATTAAAAACAATAGACGAACTACGTCTTATGAAGCAGAGTGCCCAGTTGGTTTCAAGAACATTAGGAATGTTGGCCAAAGAAATCAAACCGGGAATTACCACTTTGTATTTAGATAAGTTAGCGCACGATTTTATTAAAGATCACGGTGCAGAACCTGCATTCTTAGGATATGGGGGGTTCCCTTATTCACTATGTATTTCACCAAACGAACAGGTGGTTCATGGTTTTCCCAGCAAAGAAGAAATTAAGGAAGGAGATGTGCTTTCTGTTGACTGTGGAGCTGTTTTAAATGGTTTCGTAGGAGATCACGCTTATACTTTCGAGATCGGTGAAGTAAAACCTGAAACGAAAAAATTACTTAAAGTAGCTAAAGAATCCCTTTATAAAGGAATTGAGCAATGCATCAGAGGAAAAAGAATCGGGGATATTTCTCACGCGATTCAGGCTCATTGTGAAAAAGAAGGATACGGCGTGGTAAGAGAGCTTGTTGGTCATGGTGTAGGAAGACAAATGCATGAAGATCCACAGGTTCCGAACTATGGAAGACAGGGAAGCGGAAAAGTAATCAAAGACGGTTTAACCATTGCTATCGAACCGATGATCAACCTTGGAACAGAAAAAGTAAAATTCCATAATGATGGCTGGACAGTAACAACGTTGGATAATCAGCCTTCTGCCCATTTTGAGCATGACGTGGCGGTCATTAACGGAAAACCTGTATTGCTTTCCACGTTCCAGTATATTTATGATGCTTTAGGTATTGTAAGTGATGAAGAAAAGCCATTCCAATTGGATTTTTAA
- a CDS encoding class I SAM-dependent methyltransferase, whose protein sequence is MKKVTKLLLNKIPRPLLIKMSIWARPLIYQFFKGNKFYDPIDGKSYRKFLPYGYGKQRENALSPGTLSLERHRQMWLYLQNETDFFTKNYKVLHIAPEQEFLRKFKRMTNLDYISADLFSPIVDVKADILDLPFADESFDVIFCNHVLEHIEDDAKAMSELYRVLRPGGWGILQVPMKNSLEKTYEDFSIKDPKERQKHFGQYDHVRWYGMDYFDRLRKAGFVVEANFYSQKFSEEEIKKYGLRHNEILPVVSKK, encoded by the coding sequence ATGAAAAAAGTAACGAAGCTTTTATTAAATAAAATTCCGCGTCCCTTACTTATAAAAATGAGTATTTGGGCACGTCCGCTTATTTATCAGTTTTTTAAAGGAAACAAGTTTTATGATCCTATTGATGGCAAATCCTACCGTAAGTTTCTTCCTTACGGATATGGAAAACAGCGTGAAAATGCATTGTCTCCGGGAACTTTAAGTTTAGAAAGACACCGCCAGATGTGGCTGTATCTTCAGAACGAAACAGATTTCTTTACTAAGAACTACAAAGTTTTGCATATTGCTCCTGAACAGGAATTTTTAAGAAAGTTCAAGAGAATGACCAATCTGGATTATATTTCTGCAGATTTATTTTCTCCGATTGTAGATGTAAAGGCAGACATTTTAGACCTTCCTTTTGCTGATGAAAGCTTTGATGTTATTTTCTGTAACCATGTTCTGGAACATATTGAAGATGATGCAAAAGCGATGAGTGAATTATACCGGGTTTTAAGGCCGGGAGGATGGGGGATTTTACAGGTTCCGATGAAGAATTCTTTAGAAAAAACCTATGAAGATTTCTCCATAAAAGATCCTAAAGAACGTCAGAAACATTTCGGACAATATGATCATGTTCGTTGGTACGGGATGGATTATTTTGACCGCTTGCGAAAAGCTGGTTTTGTAGTAGAAGCTAATTTTTACTCTCAAAAATTCTCAGAAGAAGAAATTAAAAAATACGGATTAAGACACAATGAAATCTTACCTGTAGTTTCTAAAAAATAA
- a CDS encoding T9SS type A sorting domain-containing protein has translation MYNNSLFLGIKETTLKKTFTIYPNPVNDFLIIENLEKNLKVKIYDMSGKLLFETLSPDKALKVNTTDFQKGHYILSVENFKPELFIKK, from the coding sequence ATTTATAACAACTCTTTATTTTTAGGAATAAAAGAAACTACTCTTAAGAAAACATTTACCATCTACCCCAATCCTGTGAACGATTTTTTAATCATTGAAAATTTAGAAAAAAATTTAAAGGTTAAAATTTATGATATGTCTGGAAAGCTCCTGTTTGAAACATTATCTCCTGATAAAGCCTTAAAAGTAAATACGACCGATTTTCAAAAGGGACATTATATTTTAAGTGTGGAGAATTTCAAACCTGAATTGTTTATCAAGAAATAG
- a CDS encoding DMT family transporter, with the protein MNWIILIIAGLFEVAFASCLGKVKETTGTPMYLWFTGFLITMTISMVLLIKASQTLPIGTAYAVWTGIGAVGTALMGIFFFKDPVSFWRVFFIVTLIGSVVGLKAVSH; encoded by the coding sequence ATGAATTGGATTATTTTAATTATCGCAGGATTATTTGAAGTTGCATTTGCCTCATGTTTAGGTAAGGTAAAAGAAACAACAGGAACTCCCATGTATCTTTGGTTTACAGGATTTTTGATCACGATGACCATCAGTATGGTATTATTGATCAAAGCTTCACAAACTCTGCCTATTGGAACCGCATACGCTGTATGGACCGGAATTGGAGCTGTAGGAACCGCATTAATGGGGATTTTCTTTTTTAAAGACCCGGTAAGCTTCTGGAGGGTTTTCTTTATTGTTACCTTAATCGGCTCTGTGGTCGGACTGAAAGCAGTTTCTCATTAA
- a CDS encoding Crp/Fnr family transcriptional regulator: MNIDEILNNIYPLPDSSRENLKKNITEVSHSKGTCLMEAQKIVPYIYFVKKGIVRAYASTEDNNDITFWFGSEGETVISMKSYVEDKPGYENIESLENCDLYKLETIRLKELFNQDIHIANWGRRFAEKELVKTEELIISRQFKTALERYKDLMRDKPHLLKRVQLGYIASYLGITQVSLSRIRAEIK, encoded by the coding sequence ATGAATATTGATGAAATCCTAAACAACATCTATCCTCTTCCAGATTCTTCCCGGGAAAACTTAAAAAAAAATATTACAGAAGTCTCCCATTCAAAAGGAACCTGCTTAATGGAAGCGCAAAAAATCGTTCCCTATATTTATTTTGTTAAAAAGGGAATTGTACGTGCCTATGCATCTACTGAAGATAATAATGATATTACTTTTTGGTTCGGAAGTGAAGGAGAAACTGTTATTTCGATGAAAAGCTATGTGGAAGATAAGCCGGGATATGAAAATATAGAATCATTGGAGAATTGCGATTTATATAAGCTGGAAACCATTCGTTTAAAAGAGCTGTTTAACCAGGATATTCATATTGCCAACTGGGGAAGAAGATTTGCAGAAAAAGAACTAGTAAAAACTGAGGAGTTAATTATTTCCAGACAATTTAAAACGGCATTAGAACGCTATAAAGATCTTATGAGGGACAAGCCCCATCTTTTAAAACGTGTTCAACTTGGTTATATTGCTTCTTATCTCGGAATCACCCAGGTCAGTCTGAGCCGTATCCGGGCTGAAATCAAATAG